From Toxorhynchites rutilus septentrionalis strain SRP chromosome 2, ASM2978413v1, whole genome shotgun sequence, a single genomic window includes:
- the LOC129769281 gene encoding spectrin beta chain-like — MRLSRQPFLPFVFRMCGIVRIVSNELEVERYRDMKRTAARKENVLRPWNYLLELLCARRMRMEFSIQSQQNFQKTIYTLDSIEEEKQRLLTDDYGNLMGVEDLLQKHSDRRRNINTINTQLQDVQRIMVQNIDDVLQCGTVHSELDIKTQNLSVL, encoded by the exons ATGAGGCTATCGAGACAGCCATTTTTGCCTTTTGTGTTCAGAATGTGTGGAATTGTCAGAATTGTCTCGAACGAGCTGGAAGTTGAACGTTACCGTGATATGAAGCGAACTGCAGCTCGCAAAGAAAATGTGTTGCGACCTTGGAACTACTTGCTGGAGCTGCTGTGTGCTAGAAGAATGCGAATGGAGTTTTCCATTCAGTCGCAGCAGAACTTCCAGAAAACGATCTACACCTTGGACTCGATAGAGGAAGAAAAGCAGCGGCTGTTGACTGACGACTATGGCAATCTGATGGGGGTGGAAGATTTACTGCAGAAGCATTCGGATCGACGAAGaaatatcaacactataaaTACACAGCTTCAGGATGTGCAACGGATAATG GTTCAGAACATCGACGACGTTTTGCAGTGCGGAACGGTTCACTCTGAGCTGGACATCAAAACACAGAACTTATCGGTGCTTTAG